DNA from Pseudomonadota bacterium:
TGCCCCCGCGCGTCGTCTTGTCGTCTCGGTGGTCAGCTCGTTGTCGATCCCTTACGCTAGCTGCGCTATGCGCGAGCTGATCATCTTCCGTCACGCCAAGTCTTGCTGGGACGATCCTGAGCTGGACGACATCGACCGCCCTCTCAACGCGAGGGGCAAGCGCAGTGCGCCTGAGATGGGCGCCCGCCTGTTGGCGCGAGGGTGCGTTCCCGATCGCTTGTATTGCAGCCCAGCGCGACGGGCTCGCGACACGGCTTACCTGCTGGCGTCCGAGCTGGACTGCGCGCCGGATCGCATCGACGTGGTCGAATCCCTCTATCCGGGGGATCCGCAAGACTGGCTCGGCGTGATCAAGCGCCTGGCCGACGAGGACGCACGCGTACTCCTCATCGGTCACAATCCCGGCCTCACCGACA
Protein-coding regions in this window:
- a CDS encoding histidine phosphatase family protein, which encodes MRELIIFRHAKSCWDDPELDDIDRPLNARGKRSAPEMGARLLARGCVPDRLYCSPARRARDTAYLLASELDCAPDRIDVVESLYPGDPQDWLGVIKRLADEDARVLLIGHNPGLTDTVNALATADIDNVPTAGYASIAFDALTWKRVEWGSGQLARFDYPKSRKPT